One Mus pahari chromosome 10, PAHARI_EIJ_v1.1, whole genome shotgun sequence genomic window, TACCTGGCTGGGCCATTAAATCTAGTGTTCAAGTCGGATTCTCTTCCACCAGACAATGCCCAAATACGGAGGGCGATCAGATCCCCTGACTCTTGGGCCCAAGGGGCGCATAATTTCCAGGCTGCCCCCTCCCGAAGCTTTAAATtgcctggaacttgttttgttattgtttctgttggtttgtttcttttgttttttttttaagctttggaCTTGTCGCTATTTCTAAAGTCCAACTCAGGAACCCCGCATTTTAAGAACAGACCTTATGCTGTATAATAGACAATTAAGATTTATGTGTCTTTCACCAACTAGCCTCACTACTCAAACCCGGATGCATCGTTGGTAAAATGCATCTCTTCAAATGTGCATAAACCTAATGTCCTCCTCAGATCCAAATTATACTTCCTACCCCAACTGTACCTACCTCCTGTTCCTTCCCattttgtttctacattttaaaactcaaCCTCAACTTCTTCCACCTTTTTGAACAGAAAGGACTCAAGAAAGTCCCTGAACCGGTAGCCACCATCAAGAGTTTTAGATTTGTTTGTAGCTGGAGCAACTGGAACCTCCGTGGCTGCCCCACGCGTGCCACCTCTCCGGGATTCGAGATTGTCCAGCGCTGGGCCAAGCCAGACTCAGCTTTCCGGTTTCCAACTCTTTttattccttgtttttatttttgttttttttaaatctgtatgttCAGATCCTTCTCCTCCGCACCCTCTGCTTTCCCACACTTTCAAGACTAAAaaccagatctgcctgcctcctggaaCCTGAGGCCCAGACCCCACAGAGGCTGGATCTGTGCCTCTCATCCCCCAACTTTGGAATCTCAGGCCCGGTCCGGGTGGGAGGTGGAGTGTCCTACATTAATTTCCATAcctgtgtgtgtccttttgtggATCTTGAGGTTCTCTGAACGCGCGAAAACCTTGCCGCAGCCAGGAAACGGGCAGGGAAAAGGCTTTTCGCCCGTGTGCACGCGGATGTGGTTGACCAGTTTGTATTTGGCTTTGAAGGGCTTGCCCTCGCGTGGACACTCCTCCCAGAAGCAGATGTGGTTGCTCTGCTCTGGGCCGCCGACGTGTTCCACCGTGACGTGCGTGACCAGCTCGTGCATGGTGCTGAAAGTTTTGTTGCACGACTTTTTGGGGTTGGCCAGCTGCTCCGGCTCGATCCATTTACAGATAAGCTCTTGCTTGATGGGTTGGCGCATATAGCGGAAGAAGGCTCCAGCGCCGTGATGTGCTGCCATGTTCACGTTCATGGGCCCGTAGCCGTGAAGCTGCGGGGCAGCATAGTGCTCGGATCGCGGGCTGGTCACCTGGCCGTACTGCTCCGGCCGTGGGTACATGTCCCCGGAGAAACCTAGCCGCATCTGGCCGTTAACCACGTTGGGCGAAGCGTGGCCGGCCGCCTGCTCGTGAAGCCCAGAAAAAAGGAGGTGGCCCGCGGCGTCCGTATGGCCGTGTGGGCCCCCGAAGCCGCCGGCCGAAGCAGCGAAGAGACTGTGCTGGGCGCTAGCTGCCGCCGCCGCGTCGCCGAATCCCCGGTTGCGGAACAGAAAGTCCCGGGTAGAATTGAAAGCAGCGCTGGAGTAGGAGCCGACGTGGccggggtggtgatggtggcccAGGGCCGCAGCAGCGGCGTAGCCGGGAGCCTGCGACGTGAAGGCTGTCTGGCCGGCCGAGGCCAGTTCGTGCGAACTGGGGTTGAGCTTGAAGGCGCCCATGCCGTCGGCGAACGGGTTGATACCCAGGCCCACGTCTCTCTCGGCCACGTCGCCTGCCGAGTGGTGCCGGGATGCACCAAAGGTGGTCACACCGATCGCGGGATACTGGGGTCCGGCGTCCAGGAGCATCGTGGCTGCACGGGGCAAGCCCCggcctcccccgccccccccaccctCGCCCGCCAAGGAGGGAagatcaggaggaggaggaggaacgggaggcggaggaagaggaggaagaagaggaggagggagggggagtcgACCCACCTAACGAAGTCTCAGCCAGCAGGCAGCGGCCAGGCGCTAGCCGGCACCCGCCCGGCCAAAGGCAGGCAAGCGAGATGACTGCCGGCCGGTAGAAGGCGGGCTCCAGCGCCAGCCGCTCGAACCGCGCGGGCCGGGCTCTCACTTTCTCGCCGCTCAGTCTCTGCCGAGAGGGCCTCGAGTCAAGGCTGCCCGGGGAAAGGCATAGAACATCTCAGCCCCCCAATAAAACTT contains:
- the Zic1 gene encoding zinc finger protein ZIC 1, with the protein product MLLDAGPQYPAIGVTTFGASRHHSAGDVAERDVGLGINPFADGMGAFKLNPSSHELASAGQTAFTSQAPGYAAAAALGHHHHPGHVGSYSSAAFNSTRDFLFRNRGFGDAAAAASAQHSLFAASAGGFGGPHGHTDAAGHLLFSGLHEQAAGHASPNVVNGQMRLGFSGDMYPRPEQYGQVTSPRSEHYAAPQLHGYGPMNVNMAAHHGAGAFFRYMRQPIKQELICKWIEPEQLANPKKSCNKTFSTMHELVTHVTVEHVGGPEQSNHICFWEECPREGKPFKAKYKLVNHIRVHTGEKPFPCPFPGCGKVFARSENLKIHKRTHTGEKPFKCEFEGCDRRFANSSDRKKHMHVHTSDKPYLCKMCDKSYTHPSSLRKHMKVHESSSQGSQPSPAASSGYESSTPPTIVSPTTDNPTTSSMSPSSSAVHHTAGHSALSSNFNEWYV